TCATGGCCGCCTGGACGAGCTTGTCGCGGCGCAGGCCCGACCAGTGGTCCTGGTCATCAAAGTTGTTCTGCACAACGGGCGCCTGGGAGTAGCCCAATTCGGCGGTGATGTACTCCAGCGCTGCCGGCACTTCGGTGATATCCACGGCCGTGTAGGTGATGCCCTTGGAGTCGAAGTAGTCCTTCGTCTTCTCGCAGTTGGGGCAGTCGGGCTTGGTGTAGACCGTGTAAGCGGCCGGTGTTGCAGTCATTTTCAGCACCTGGTTTCGTGTCAAAAAAGTTTCGTTCGTCTGGGTGACTTGCTACCTCAATTTTACCAATCATTCAACTGAATGAATAGAGCTTTTCCCGCTTATTCTAGGGATTTTTGGAGCATATTTTTACACGCAAAGGTGTAGTTTCCCCGGTCGCCGACATCGGTTACGGATGGTGAGTGCCACCGCCGGCGACTGTGGTCATCCCCGGTGGTTCGCCAGGGCCGCAGCCCCCATGTGCCTGAAAAGCCAACACCCGATCGTGATGAGATGCCCCGCAAATATGCACTCCCCCCATTGAATTGGTGTCGTCCCTGCTGAGAGAACGCCGGCCCCTGGTAGTAGGCGCGTCGGCGGCGTTGGGATTGGACCATGGGAGACTTTGCCGCGATTGGGCCGACGGTATTACGGCGTGGCTGCTTGAAAGGTAAGCATGCTTTCTATTACTTTTGTTGCAGCTTCTCCGCCTGGCCCCCATCAGGCGGAGTGGTTGCCAGGGAGGCCCCGCCAGTGCTCGTGCTGCGGGGCTTTTCTCTGTCTGCGCTGCGCGGCAGTTGTCAGTTAATCCGGAACGGCAGAAGGAGTGTGGAATGGCTCAGGGCGATATCGAGACGTACTACGAAGGCGGCCAGTGGAAGAA
This genomic interval from Pseudarthrobacter chlorophenolicus A6 contains the following:
- a CDS encoding glutaredoxin family protein, giving the protein MTATPAAYTVYTKPDCPNCEKTKDYFDSKGITYTAVDITEVPAALEYITAELGYSQAPVVQNNFDDQDHWSGLRRDKLVQAAMSHKAA